CACATACGGATAAACTCCATTGCCGATTCAACCATCCCACAAGGTGTATCACCATAATGACTCATGATGCGATCTGACAAGGAACCGTGATTGGTACCAATACGCATGGCTGTACCATACTCTTTACAGATTTTTACCAGAGGTGTAAATTTCTTGTATATGCGTTCCAGTTCAGCCTGGTAAGCCTGTTGGGTATAGTCTATATTTTCAAAACGTTTTTTATCGGCATAGTTGCCTGGATTTACCCTTACCTTTTCAACAATACGAGCTGCAGCCTCTGCAGCATTTGGTGTAAAATGAATATCGGCGACCAATGGAACAGTATAACCGCGTAATCTAAGCTCCTTTTTAATATTAGCCAGATTTTCTGCCTCTTTCATACTTGGCGCTGTAATGCGCACATATTCGCAACCAGAATTTACCATTCTGATGGTTTGCGCTACAGTCCCCAAGGTATCCATGGTATCTGTAGTAGTCATAGATTGAATACGTATTGGGTTTAAGCCACCCATGGGAACATCACCAATGGTAACCTCACGGGTCAAAAACCTCGAGTATTGTGTTAAACTATTACAATACCCACCATTTAAAGCACTTATTAATGTATGTTGACCTATTACTTCTTCCATCATTTGTAAATCTGATACAAAGATAAAGATTAAGTTTATAACTGTAATGTCAGATCAGCCGGTCTTTTATTACTAATGTATTTGCCAGCACATCGTGCAAACATTGCTGTTTTTTATTCAGAAAGCTATACAAATAGCCAAAAAACAAAGTCGCTACCGAAAAAAACTTTGCTGCATTTCGGCCAAATGAATTCTTCAGACTAATCCTGCTTCCGAAAATATCAGTTACTTTAATATTTAACAATCGCTTACCAATCGTACCCTGTTTTTCGGAGGCCTCAGCAATGCTCCCATAAATAAATTTAGCTATCGGAATAAGCGGTAAACCGGAAAGCGCGAGCATTACGCGCTGTGATTTTTCGGATACGAAAATAAAGGTCAGCAACACCAGAACAACGTAGGCCAATGTCAGAAAGAAATAATCTATCGCCGAGGCCAGCAAACGCTGATCAAAAGCAGCAAAATATTGTGGTGCAGTAACCTGATGGGTAAAACCAAAAAGCTCACGGAGTTCAGGTAACTCGTGAGCTTCTTTATAATCATCCATCCCCGGCTTTCTAACAAAAGTTCCGGCTTCGATATGTAATGTTTTTAACTGTTCTAACTGATATGGTCCCTCAGGTTTTCCGTTAATGACTACAGTATATTCAACATTTTCGTTAAGCATTCTTAAAAACCTAGTATCTATTCACTTCAAAGCTACTCAATCCACCATCAAAATTGATAAATATCTTGTTTGCTGAAGTTTTAAAATTCGGTGTTTCATAAATGTTATTATCTAGTTTGATGAAACCCGTAAACTCTTTAGAAGAAAGGCCCGTTTTAGCTTTGATTCTACAACCAGAAGCTGTAGGAATCGCTACCTTAACTTCTGCCATACCTGTTTTAACATTTACATCAGTAACCGGCAATAAAGCACCTAACTTAACGTCCAGAGCAGCAGCACCACCATCAAAATTAAACGTCCTTACTTTATAATCTGACATGTCAAAATCAGCTTCTCC
This is a stretch of genomic DNA from Candidatus Pedobacter colombiensis. It encodes these proteins:
- a CDS encoding RDD family protein → MLNENVEYTVVINGKPEGPYQLEQLKTLHIEAGTFVRKPGMDDYKEAHELPELRELFGFTHQVTAPQYFAAFDQRLLASAIDYFFLTLAYVVLVLLTFIFVSEKSQRVMLALSGLPLIPIAKFIYGSIAEASEKQGTIGKRLLNIKVTDIFGSRISLKNSFGRNAAKFFSVATLFFGYLYSFLNKKQQCLHDVLANTLVIKDRLI